From a single Acidimicrobiia bacterium genomic region:
- a CDS encoding c-type cytochrome, giving the protein MTLAACGEAEPADPDWIAGREIFATCATCHGKGGEGGIGPAFSTVRETFPDCDTHKKWVSLGSEGWKEEFGDTYGATGKPIEKVMPTFNKLTDTELAQVAVYERVRFGGGDLETERNACGLG; this is encoded by the coding sequence GTGACGCTGGCCGCTTGCGGCGAGGCAGAGCCAGCCGACCCCGACTGGATCGCCGGTCGGGAGATATTCGCCACCTGTGCGACTTGTCATGGCAAAGGTGGAGAAGGCGGGATTGGTCCCGCCTTCTCCACCGTGCGTGAGACGTTTCCTGATTGCGACACCCACAAGAAGTGGGTCAGCCTGGGCTCGGAGGGGTGGAAGGAAGAGTTCGGAGACACGTACGGGGCGACCGGCAAGCCGATCGAAAAGGTCATGCCAACCTTCAACAAGCTGACCGACACCGAACTTGCTCAGGTAGCGGTATATGAGCGCGTCCGCTTTGGGGGCGGCGACCTCGAAACCGAGCGAAACGCCTGCGGGCTCGGATAA
- a CDS encoding DinB family protein gives MHLLVEFFKHNTMMNDRLLKICRRLSDEQLGSTIEGTYGTIGATLVHVAGGQESYAARFFGSDRPERLAEDPFPGFDVLAEHFTRSNALLEQATTEAAIEAYVEVEGDDPVGKWRMHRSLLLLQAINHGTEHRSQIATILTQLGVQAPEMDGWTFFFDAGHMVDIPD, from the coding sequence ATGCACCTGCTCGTCGAGTTTTTCAAACACAACACCATGATGAACGACCGACTGCTCAAGATATGCCGCCGGCTGTCCGACGAGCAATTGGGCTCGACGATCGAAGGCACCTACGGAACTATTGGCGCAACTCTCGTCCATGTCGCCGGCGGCCAGGAGTCCTATGCGGCGAGGTTCTTCGGTTCGGATCGTCCGGAGCGTCTTGCAGAAGATCCCTTCCCGGGCTTTGACGTGTTGGCCGAACATTTCACCCGGAGCAACGCACTCCTGGAACAAGCCACCACCGAAGCGGCCATCGAGGCCTACGTCGAAGTCGAAGGCGATGACCCGGTCGGCAAATGGCGGATGCACCGTTCACTACTGCTTCTTCAGGCCATCAACCATGGCACCGAACACCGCTCACAGATCGCCACGATCCTCACCCAGCTCGGCGTTCAAGCACCAGAAATGGACGGCTGGACGTTCTTCTTCGACGCCGGCCACATGGTCGACATCCCCGACTAG